The following proteins are co-located in the Bremerella cremea genome:
- a CDS encoding retropepsin-like aspartic protease, with translation MDRLIAVRYRFTSLLCFLLLGLAPCWAKAAEPTSPLVPHGFEKFGSRWVFPDEIDLKRDLDSLDEVVRRTVTLKRQIELAAAENREHWQMQQSTNKLIDEIAAAMRRNAVGTDEEKKVQKQIDQLKKASRELRDGVAPDRLGGQPHMRAMLESLTLMHQKAAVLIARVTSQHEEIQQQYQQLPQEVSSWIAQHEETKVGPLFSPEQVDQANRKALAAICLNQVPLFLHGKQKRIGVVLNDQFPSIVTVEANADRLFLTSNMAFSAGLKKLGPLESVNLPDGHSTKVRFGELPLLRLGSATLQNVPVAVLQPSDEHLGGILGLKMLQAWNPHFAESGISLSLDSDNQVSTASK, from the coding sequence ATGGATCGTCTGATCGCGGTACGCTATCGTTTTACGAGCCTGCTTTGCTTTCTCCTGCTCGGCTTGGCCCCTTGCTGGGCAAAAGCGGCCGAGCCAACTTCTCCGCTGGTGCCCCATGGGTTCGAGAAGTTCGGTTCACGCTGGGTTTTTCCGGATGAGATCGACTTGAAGCGAGACCTAGATTCCCTGGATGAGGTTGTCCGTCGTACGGTTACTCTGAAACGCCAGATCGAGCTGGCCGCTGCCGAGAATCGAGAACACTGGCAGATGCAACAGTCGACGAACAAACTAATCGACGAGATTGCCGCCGCAATGCGTCGTAATGCCGTGGGAACGGACGAGGAAAAGAAGGTCCAAAAGCAAATTGACCAACTCAAGAAGGCCAGTCGCGAACTCCGCGACGGAGTGGCCCCTGATCGCCTCGGTGGCCAACCTCATATGCGGGCCATGCTTGAATCGCTGACCTTAATGCACCAGAAGGCAGCCGTCCTGATCGCACGGGTTACCTCGCAGCATGAAGAGATACAGCAACAATATCAGCAGCTTCCGCAAGAAGTGTCCTCTTGGATTGCTCAGCATGAGGAAACGAAAGTGGGGCCTCTATTTAGTCCCGAACAGGTCGATCAAGCCAATCGCAAAGCCCTGGCCGCGATCTGCCTGAACCAAGTCCCCCTGTTTCTTCATGGCAAGCAGAAACGAATTGGAGTCGTCCTAAACGATCAATTTCCAAGTATCGTCACGGTCGAAGCGAATGCCGATCGCCTTTTCTTGACCTCTAACATGGCTTTCTCGGCGGGCCTGAAGAAACTAGGCCCTCTTGAGTCCGTCAATTTGCCGGACGGGCATTCGACCAAAGTTCGGTTCGGCGAACTCCCGTTACTCCGCCTCGGCTCAGCCACTCTCCAAAATGTCCCAGTAGCCGTCTTGCAGCCCTCCGACGAACACCTAGGGGGCATACTTGGCCTTAAGATGCTACAGGCCTGGAATCCACACTTTGCGGAGTCGGGCATTTCACTCTCACTTGACTCCGACAACCAGGTTTCAACGGCTTCAAAATAG
- a CDS encoding response regulator — MAAKPKILCLCDTQNDSEVVEELRQDFEVTEVNTPLRVLAKLRSSPYSGLFISTSHQEVSTRIGSLLENEHILDGMPDGVAMLDRDNTIVWVNACLQRWANRGDLVNQNFYAALNSPEILGPDYCPFHTAVTTGQASGSTLRTEDNRYFHVHAAPVLTPTAPPSNLIVTVRDVTDEVIQRQKLDAIHRAGMELADLTTEEIFNMEVSERIELLKSNILHYTKDLLSFDVIEIRLLDQRTGELVPLLSVGIDKEAAERELYAQSTNNGVTGFVASTGKSYLCEDTSKDPLYLEGFKGAKSSLTVPLLLHDQVIGSFNVESPEPRAFTNSDLQFLEIFCRDLAVALNTLELLVAQQANTAQASVEAIHSAVALPIDEILNDAVSLMQRYIGHDEEVVGKLKNIIQNSRDIKRVIQRVGEKMTPAKAVPASAKQEQRPLLRSARVLVADADESVRSAAHALLDRYGCDVETAHDGAEALCMVRAGLHSNGYDVIISDVHLPDMSGHQLMLKLGDIISPVPMILMTGFGYDPGHSIVKARQAGLLPNAVLYKPFRLDQLVETVERVMTAFAGTPSP; from the coding sequence TTGGCGGCAAAACCCAAAATCCTGTGCCTGTGCGATACCCAAAACGACTCCGAGGTCGTGGAGGAACTTCGTCAGGATTTTGAAGTCACCGAAGTGAACACACCACTTCGTGTGCTCGCTAAACTTCGTAGTAGCCCCTACAGCGGGCTCTTCATTTCCACTTCGCACCAAGAAGTCTCTACGCGAATTGGCAGCCTACTGGAAAACGAGCATATCCTCGATGGCATGCCAGATGGCGTGGCGATGCTCGACCGAGACAACACGATTGTTTGGGTAAACGCTTGCTTACAACGTTGGGCAAATCGAGGGGACCTGGTTAACCAGAACTTCTATGCAGCCCTGAACAGTCCAGAGATCCTTGGCCCTGACTACTGTCCGTTTCATACGGCTGTCACTACCGGCCAAGCAAGTGGCTCGACGCTACGTACGGAGGACAATCGTTACTTCCACGTACACGCCGCCCCGGTTCTAACACCGACGGCACCGCCGAGTAACCTCATCGTTACCGTTCGTGACGTTACCGATGAAGTCATTCAGCGACAAAAGCTCGACGCAATTCACCGAGCCGGGATGGAGTTGGCCGATCTCACCACCGAAGAGATCTTCAACATGGAGGTCTCTGAGCGAATCGAATTGCTCAAGAGCAATATCCTGCATTACACCAAGGATCTGCTGAGCTTCGACGTCATCGAGATTCGGCTGCTCGATCAGCGCACCGGGGAACTGGTTCCGCTGCTTTCTGTTGGTATCGACAAGGAAGCTGCCGAGCGCGAGCTTTATGCTCAAAGCACCAACAACGGCGTCACCGGCTTCGTTGCCTCAACCGGGAAGAGCTACCTTTGCGAAGACACCAGCAAAGATCCGCTCTACTTGGAAGGCTTCAAAGGGGCCAAAAGTTCACTTACGGTGCCTCTGCTCTTGCATGACCAAGTCATTGGTTCGTTCAATGTTGAAAGCCCAGAACCGCGGGCGTTCACCAATAGTGATCTGCAATTCCTCGAGATTTTCTGTCGCGATCTTGCCGTCGCGCTGAACACCCTGGAACTGCTTGTCGCCCAACAAGCCAATACGGCCCAAGCCAGCGTCGAAGCAATCCACAGCGCCGTCGCTTTGCCGATTGATGAAATCCTCAACGACGCTGTGAGTCTCATGCAGCGTTACATCGGCCACGATGAAGAAGTGGTCGGCAAGCTGAAGAATATCATTCAAAACAGTCGGGATATTAAGCGGGTAATCCAACGCGTGGGCGAAAAGATGACGCCTGCCAAAGCGGTACCAGCCTCGGCCAAACAAGAGCAACGCCCTCTATTGAGGTCTGCCAGAGTGCTCGTAGCCGATGCCGACGAATCGGTCCGCAGCGCTGCCCATGCGTTGCTAGACCGCTACGGTTGTGATGTCGAAACGGCGCACGACGGAGCGGAGGCGCTGTGCATGGTACGGGCTGGGCTCCATTCCAACGGCTACGACGTAATTATCAGCGATGTCCACTTGCCCGACATGTCGGGACACCAGTTAATGCTCAAGCTGGGTGATATTATTTCTCCAGTCCCGATGATTTTGATGACTGGGTTCGGCTATGATCCGGGCCACTCCATCGTCAAGGCGCGTCAAGCTGGGCTGCTTCCTAACGCGGTTCTCTACAAGCCGTTCCGCCTCGATCAGTTGGTCGAGACCGTCGAGCGGGTTATGACTGCGTTTGCTGGGACACCTTCTCCGTAG
- a CDS encoding metallophosphoesterase translates to MYALIAILMLIAGIGHLAIWTRLHCFFHAKAYRQWLIDMIELLIYAMSLLIPVLFFAWWIQQPRLPDEAILTGGDTEHSLLYDIWFIYGTLCVIAFAIATALWLFYWYEEHRFAAYVNQRVLGRYDFNDVAPQMVAAKTSQLGTMIPGNQILQLDVNHKELFLPRLPEQLDGLTLTHISDLHLKGHMSEAFYRKIVTQVNDLQSDLIIISGDVFDHDKCFAWSSATLGQLSAPCGTYFILGNHEIRTSDPNLARKTLVDDGLIYLGGRHMTLLIRDYPVVLAGNELPWHPPAPDMNTLDSTSHERPPFKLLVAHTPDQFGWAASHDFDLMLAGHVHGGQIRLPGIGPIVSPSLYGTRYACGVFYSEPTLMHVSRGISGTTPLRLNCLPEITQLVLRTGK, encoded by the coding sequence ATGTATGCACTTATAGCGATCCTGATGCTTATCGCTGGTATCGGGCATCTGGCAATCTGGACTCGGTTGCACTGCTTCTTTCATGCGAAGGCCTATCGGCAGTGGCTCATCGACATGATCGAACTGTTGATCTACGCCATGTCGTTGCTCATTCCTGTCTTATTTTTCGCCTGGTGGATCCAACAGCCGCGCCTCCCAGACGAAGCTATCTTAACGGGCGGCGACACCGAGCACTCGCTTCTCTACGACATTTGGTTCATTTACGGCACGTTGTGCGTTATTGCATTTGCGATCGCCACTGCGTTGTGGCTGTTCTATTGGTACGAAGAGCACCGCTTTGCCGCTTATGTCAACCAACGGGTCTTAGGTCGATATGACTTCAATGACGTTGCTCCGCAAATGGTAGCTGCCAAGACTTCGCAGTTGGGCACGATGATCCCAGGCAACCAAATTCTGCAGTTGGACGTCAACCATAAAGAACTTTTTCTCCCTCGTTTGCCTGAACAGCTTGATGGCCTAACGCTCACGCACATTTCCGACCTGCACCTCAAAGGGCATATGTCGGAGGCGTTTTATCGCAAGATTGTCACTCAGGTGAATGACCTGCAATCGGACTTAATAATTATCTCCGGGGATGTCTTCGATCACGACAAATGCTTCGCGTGGTCATCGGCAACCCTGGGGCAATTGTCCGCACCCTGCGGGACCTATTTTATCCTTGGCAATCATGAGATACGCACGTCGGATCCAAACCTAGCCCGAAAAACTTTGGTTGATGACGGTCTGATCTATCTGGGGGGACGGCATATGACACTGCTCATTCGCGACTACCCAGTCGTTCTGGCAGGTAACGAACTGCCGTGGCATCCGCCAGCTCCGGATATGAATACGCTCGATTCAACAAGCCACGAACGGCCACCATTCAAACTACTTGTCGCGCATACGCCAGATCAATTCGGGTGGGCGGCTTCGCATGATTTCGACTTGATGCTGGCCGGACACGTTCATGGAGGCCAAATCCGACTTCCCGGCATCGGGCCCATCGTCAGTCCGAGCCTCTATGGAACGCGTTATGCGTGTGGTGTTTTCTACTCGGAACCAACCTTGATGCACGTTAGCCGCGGCATCTCAGGCACTACCCCACTGCGCTTAAATTGCCTGCCAGAGATCACGCAGTTGGTTCTGAGAACCGGTAAATGA
- a CDS encoding vWA domain-containing protein, with the protein MNSFFINTLGPLGWTLLALVPPAIIALYFLKLRRQPLEVPSTFLWSRTIEDLHVNSLWQKMRQSLLLFLQLLFVLLLILAVLRPGMEGEQQLVGDRFVFLIDNSASMGTKDEQADRTRLEEAKRRVLEMIDQMDSGDVGMVVTFSDRASVVQQFTDNQRVLASKVKAIQPTERTTDIMEALRVASGLANPGQASFEKGDVQVAEAKPATAYILSDGRFQTITDFSFGNLQPIYVPLGNIESGNVGILAFSTQRNAEKEEELQVFARIARFGPEPSEVTANLYFNNELLDVARIKLDNEDGTGGVQFDLGNLDIGKLRLEIEHDDVFPADNIAYAAINPPERAKVLVVSAGNDYLKFALGTDQIRRIADVTLVDPDFLTGEDYPKEAASGLYDVIIYDDCAPEVMPESNTVFFGQKPPVDGWKFTEEKVLPQIIDIAQSHPVMAFVNLGNVSIYKSSSLETPPGGTTLIESDQGALMSIAPRKSFEDAVLGFPFLTSEEDKTFYNTEWTKRLSFPVFIKNLVEYLGNVKQGQAETSIRPGENFTFRSNGFAKEVRITPPQGRQRVVAPTADNLFSFGETDQLGTYEVREGDAKNVSRYFSVNIFDVQESHIEPKEKIETQWETIEGQSAWLPMRREFWKWLVVLALLVLLVEWYIYNRRVYV; encoded by the coding sequence ATGAATTCCTTTTTTATCAACACGCTTGGACCGCTGGGCTGGACACTGTTGGCCTTGGTTCCCCCAGCGATCATCGCCCTCTATTTTTTAAAGCTGCGCCGACAGCCGTTGGAAGTGCCTAGCACCTTCCTGTGGAGCCGGACGATTGAAGATCTGCACGTGAATAGCCTCTGGCAGAAGATGCGCCAGAGCTTACTTCTTTTCTTGCAGTTGCTGTTTGTGCTGTTGCTGATCTTGGCCGTGCTTCGTCCTGGTATGGAAGGCGAACAACAATTGGTTGGGGATCGTTTTGTCTTTTTAATCGACAATTCAGCCAGCATGGGCACCAAAGATGAGCAAGCCGATCGAACCCGTTTGGAAGAGGCCAAACGCCGTGTTCTCGAGATGATCGATCAAATGGATAGTGGTGATGTCGGCATGGTTGTCACGTTCTCGGATCGAGCCAGCGTCGTTCAGCAATTTACCGACAATCAGCGTGTGTTGGCTTCTAAAGTGAAGGCCATTCAACCGACCGAACGCACCACCGATATCATGGAGGCGTTGCGCGTTGCCTCGGGGCTGGCAAATCCTGGCCAAGCTTCCTTTGAAAAAGGAGACGTTCAGGTCGCTGAGGCTAAGCCTGCCACGGCTTATATCTTAAGTGATGGCCGTTTTCAAACGATTACCGATTTCTCATTCGGTAATCTTCAGCCGATTTATGTCCCGCTGGGGAACATCGAATCAGGGAACGTCGGAATCTTGGCTTTCAGCACACAACGCAATGCGGAAAAAGAAGAAGAGCTTCAAGTTTTCGCCCGCATTGCTCGCTTTGGTCCGGAACCAAGCGAGGTGACTGCGAATCTTTACTTCAACAATGAGTTGTTAGATGTCGCGCGAATTAAGCTCGACAATGAAGATGGAACGGGGGGCGTTCAGTTCGATTTAGGCAATCTTGATATCGGCAAGTTGCGACTAGAGATCGAACACGACGACGTCTTTCCTGCGGATAACATTGCCTATGCCGCGATTAACCCACCAGAGCGAGCTAAAGTGCTGGTCGTTTCAGCAGGTAACGATTATTTGAAGTTTGCCCTGGGGACCGATCAGATTCGTCGCATTGCCGATGTGACGCTTGTTGATCCTGACTTTCTAACTGGCGAGGACTATCCGAAAGAAGCCGCCAGCGGGCTTTATGATGTGATCATCTACGACGATTGCGCCCCTGAGGTGATGCCAGAGTCGAATACGGTTTTCTTCGGTCAGAAGCCGCCTGTGGATGGTTGGAAGTTTACCGAAGAGAAGGTCTTGCCACAAATTATTGACATTGCCCAGAGCCACCCTGTCATGGCATTTGTCAACTTGGGGAATGTGTCGATCTATAAGTCATCCTCGCTCGAGACTCCCCCAGGCGGGACGACTTTGATTGAATCGGACCAGGGAGCACTCATGTCGATCGCGCCTCGCAAGAGCTTTGAAGACGCTGTGCTGGGGTTCCCGTTTTTGACAAGCGAAGAGGACAAAACCTTTTACAATACCGAATGGACGAAGCGATTAAGCTTTCCTGTATTCATCAAAAACCTGGTAGAGTATCTCGGAAATGTGAAGCAAGGCCAAGCCGAGACGAGCATCCGACCTGGCGAGAACTTTACTTTCCGGTCCAATGGCTTTGCGAAAGAAGTTCGCATAACGCCCCCCCAAGGCCGCCAGCGAGTGGTTGCTCCTACGGCGGATAACCTGTTCTCGTTTGGTGAAACAGACCAATTAGGCACCTACGAAGTGCGAGAAGGGGACGCAAAGAATGTTTCCCGTTACTTCTCGGTGAACATCTTCGACGTCCAAGAGAGCCATATTGAGCCGAAAGAGAAGATTGAAACCCAGTGGGAGACGATCGAAGGGCAATCAGCTTGGTTGCCTATGCGACGTGAATTCTGGAAGTGGCTGGTTGTCTTGGCGCTTTTGGTGCTGTTGGTCGAATGGTACATCTACAATCGACGCGTGTATGTGTAA
- a CDS encoding DUF58 domain-containing protein → MAKTNIVSDLLSPELLAQLERMELVSRKVFRGRMKGERRSKRKGTSVEFADFRPYVAGDDLRFIDWNMYARLDRLFLKMFLEEEDLHFYTLIDASTSMDFGAPSKLTYAKQMAAALGFVGLCRTDRVRIETLGTSTRKPGPVLRGRQSVWRMLDYLDGIESGENVPLLEGAKNFCLRNSGKGILVLITDLMDKEGFEPALRFLSTQQMDVYVIQTLAPVELNPAEQIKGDLKLVDCEDGDIAEITVSRPLLDKYKRTLDAFVDGARTFCAKRGMVYMLANTEVPVGSLVSNYLRQRGLLR, encoded by the coding sequence ATGGCGAAGACGAATATCGTTTCCGATCTCCTTTCCCCGGAATTGCTGGCCCAGTTAGAACGCATGGAACTGGTCAGCCGTAAGGTGTTTCGTGGACGGATGAAAGGGGAGCGTCGCAGCAAGCGGAAAGGAACGAGTGTCGAGTTCGCCGACTTTCGTCCTTACGTCGCCGGCGATGACTTGCGATTCATCGATTGGAATATGTATGCCCGGCTCGATCGGTTGTTTTTAAAGATGTTTCTGGAAGAGGAAGATCTACATTTTTATACCCTGATCGATGCCAGCACTTCGATGGATTTCGGCGCGCCCAGCAAGCTAACCTATGCCAAGCAAATGGCCGCCGCGCTTGGTTTCGTTGGGCTATGCCGAACCGATCGAGTCCGAATTGAGACGTTAGGTACCTCGACTCGCAAGCCGGGGCCGGTATTGCGGGGAAGGCAGAGCGTGTGGCGGATGCTCGACTATTTAGATGGAATCGAATCTGGCGAGAACGTGCCACTGCTGGAAGGGGCCAAGAATTTTTGCTTGCGAAATAGCGGCAAAGGAATCCTGGTGCTAATTACGGACTTAATGGACAAAGAAGGCTTTGAGCCTGCTTTGCGATTTCTCTCGACGCAGCAGATGGATGTCTATGTGATTCAAACACTGGCTCCCGTCGAATTGAACCCGGCCGAACAGATCAAAGGCGATTTAAAATTGGTGGACTGCGAAGATGGCGATATCGCGGAAATCACCGTCAGCCGTCCTCTGTTAGACAAGTACAAGCGAACGCTCGATGCGTTTGTTGACGGAGCCAGGACCTTCTGTGCCAAACGCGGCATGGTCTACATGCTGGCCAATACGGAAGTGCCGGTCGGCAGTCTCGTTTCCAATTATCTCCGGCAACGGGGGCTGCTGCGATGA
- a CDS encoding AAA family ATPase, with protein sequence MSVAESMQQQAEEFRSRYTAVKEQVQRVIVGHDDIVHGVLTCLFVGGHCLLEGVPGLGKTLLVRTLAETLHLNFNRIQYTPDLMPADILGTNMVMETPDGRRVFEFQKGPIFTQICLADEINRATPKTQSAMLETMQEGCVTVGGHRYVLDKPFFVLATQNPIEQEGTYPLPEAQLDRFLFKLVVGYSSAEDLGTIIDRTTKGTKIQTEQVMDGAEILKWQQVIREVILAKHVQDYIVRLTLATHPEGPLALPITNQYLRWGSSPRGAQTLALTAKVRALLDGRYNVSYEDVRRVYLPAMRHRVILNFEAQAEGLDTDHVLLELLEKVPEKADDAVLASVAR encoded by the coding sequence ATGAGTGTCGCCGAATCGATGCAGCAGCAAGCGGAAGAATTTCGCAGTCGCTACACCGCCGTCAAAGAACAGGTACAACGCGTGATCGTTGGGCACGACGACATCGTTCATGGTGTGTTGACGTGCCTGTTCGTCGGGGGGCATTGCTTGCTAGAAGGTGTTCCCGGCTTAGGGAAGACGTTGCTGGTTCGCACGCTGGCCGAGACTTTGCACCTTAATTTTAACCGTATTCAGTACACGCCCGACTTAATGCCGGCCGATATTCTGGGTACGAACATGGTCATGGAAACGCCAGACGGGCGGCGCGTATTTGAATTTCAAAAAGGTCCAATCTTCACCCAGATTTGTCTGGCCGACGAAATCAATCGGGCCACGCCGAAGACGCAGTCCGCGATGCTGGAAACGATGCAGGAAGGTTGCGTGACGGTTGGTGGGCATCGATACGTGCTGGATAAACCTTTCTTTGTGTTGGCCACACAAAATCCGATCGAGCAGGAAGGGACTTATCCGTTACCGGAAGCGCAATTAGACCGATTTCTATTCAAGCTGGTCGTGGGTTATTCGAGTGCGGAAGACCTCGGTACGATCATTGATCGGACGACGAAAGGAACCAAAATCCAGACCGAACAGGTAATGGATGGGGCCGAGATTTTGAAATGGCAGCAGGTCATCCGCGAGGTGATTCTGGCAAAGCACGTTCAGGATTACATCGTCCGGCTTACCTTAGCGACACATCCCGAAGGGCCTTTGGCGTTGCCAATCACCAACCAATATCTGCGGTGGGGATCGAGTCCGCGTGGAGCTCAGACGTTGGCGCTCACTGCCAAGGTAAGGGCCCTCTTAGATGGCCGTTACAACGTGAGCTATGAAGATGTTCGTCGTGTCTATTTGCCTGCCATGCGGCACCGAGTGATCTTGAATTTCGAGGCTCAGGCAGAAGGGCTCGATACCGATCACGTTCTTTTAGAGCTGCTGGAAAAGGTGCCTGAAAAAGCGGATGACGCAGTCTTGGCAAGCGTCGCTCGATAG